In one Solanum dulcamara chromosome 1, daSolDulc1.2, whole genome shotgun sequence genomic region, the following are encoded:
- the LOC129888755 gene encoding uncharacterized protein LOC129888755 isoform X1 yields MFDALLKSKFYTKCKSTIKVTKTRIEMIRKKRDAMLKYLKNDMADLLKSGVDVNAYGRADGLLIELNISSCYDFLEQYCLHILSHLVTMSKQRECPEECREAVSTLMFSAARLSDLPELRELRAIFTERYGNSLECFVNQEFVRKLKSQPPTKDMKLQLMRDIAVESGSRWNSKALEHKLSKPLIAVRDLPKSHNDEEHKLHKKMDESARRKEHQKVKLNHENARTHTASKAKRDHHSSHGRKEVPGDVHSLAKGKESDKQKRDDISRASNRRLDDIRPVKDIKVDITGNNGQQNEPDIIKSVSEEKSDDKTPFYYRPIQPRYNKSRACISKISSDASPTGSTGETHGHTEMNQKGVKIVKEEDSCVNDTIQKPKPKSVRTRLQPMRDCEEESDRRLRHRKHGIKIASGDHLDKRDEEEKMMDRLLLHYTRRQAQIEVKTPKSVVKLAEVESSEVSRKRSIRVELKQASPPVILREGHTEANSFERHDMLSPNGHIHPKLPDYDDFVTRLAALKGK; encoded by the exons ATGTTTGACGCATTGTTAAAAAGCAAGTTTTATACTAAATG CAAGTCTACAATCAAGGTGACAAAGACTCGAATCGAGATGATCAGAAAAAAGAGAGATGCTATGCTCAAATATTTGAAGAATGATATGGCTGACCTTCTTAAATCTGGAGTGGATGTCAACGCCTACGGCAGg GCTGATGGCCTTCTCATTGAGCTCAATATCTCAAGCTGCTACGATTTCTTGGAACAATACTGTCTGCATATCTTGAGTCACCTCGTCACCATGAGTAAACAGAG GGAGTGCCCAGAGGAATGCAGAGAAGCTGTGTCGACTTTGATGTTTTCAGCAGCAAGACTTTCCGATCTGCCAGAATTACGTGAACTGAGAGCTATATTTACTGAGAGATATGGAAATTCCCTTGAATGTTTTGTGAATCAAGAG TTTGTTAGAAAGCTAAAGTCTCAACCGCCTACAAAGGATATGAAGCTTCAGTTGATGCGAGATATAGCAGTAGAATCTGGTTCTAGATGGAATTCAAAGGCTTTGGAACATAAGCTATCTAAACCACTGATAGCTGTACGA GACTTGCCGAAGAGTCATAATGATGAAGAGCACAAATTGCACAAAAAAATGGATGAATCAGCTCGGAGAAAAGAACATCAAAAAGTAAAGCTTAATCATGAGAATGCAAGGACACATACGGCTTCTAAAGCGAAAAGGGATCATCATTCATCTCATGGGAGAAAAGAAGTCCCTGGTGATGTACATAGCTTGGCTAAGGGAAAGGAGAGTGACAAACAGAAAAGAGATGATATAAGTCGCGCATCCAACAGACGTTTAGATGACATACGTCCAGTAAAAGATATTAAAGTGGATATTACTGGAAACAATGGGCAACAAAATGAGCCTGATATCATTAAAAGTGTTTCTGAAGAAAAATCTGATGACAAGACGCCATTCTATTATAGGCCAATTCAGCCTCGTTACAACAAGTCAAGAGCATGCATTTCAAAAATAAGTTCAGATGCATCTCCTACCGGTTCCACAGGGGAGACACACGGACATACAGAAATGAATCAGAAGGGAGTAAAGATAGTCAAAGAAGAAGATAGTTGTGTCAATGATACAATCCAAAAGCCAAAACCGAAATCAGTTAGGACACGATTGCAACCAATGCGAGATTGTGAGGAGGAATCGGATAGAAGATTGAGACATCGAAAACATGGGATAAAAATTGCAAGTGGTGATCATCTTGATAAACGCGATGAAGAGGAAAAGATGATGGATAGGCTTTTACTGCACTATACTAGGAGACAGGCTCAAATTGAAGTTAAGACACCAAAATCAGTTGTTAAATTAGCTGAAGTTGAGAGCAGTGAAGTGTCAAGGAAGAGATCGATTCGTGTTGAACTGAAACAAGCAAGTCCTCCAGTGATACTTAGAGAAGGACACACTGAAGCAAATTCGTTTGAACGTCATGATATGTTGAGTCCAAATGGGCATATTCATCCCAAACTGCCAGATTACGATGACTTTGTCACTCGACTAGCAGCTCTCAAAGGGAAATAA
- the LOC129888755 gene encoding uncharacterized protein LOC129888755 isoform X2, giving the protein MIRKKRDAMLKYLKNDMADLLKSGVDVNAYGRADGLLIELNISSCYDFLEQYCLHILSHLVTMSKQRECPEECREAVSTLMFSAARLSDLPELRELRAIFTERYGNSLECFVNQEFVRKLKSQPPTKDMKLQLMRDIAVESGSRWNSKALEHKLSKPLIAVRDLPKSHNDEEHKLHKKMDESARRKEHQKVKLNHENARTHTASKAKRDHHSSHGRKEVPGDVHSLAKGKESDKQKRDDISRASNRRLDDIRPVKDIKVDITGNNGQQNEPDIIKSVSEEKSDDKTPFYYRPIQPRYNKSRACISKISSDASPTGSTGETHGHTEMNQKGVKIVKEEDSCVNDTIQKPKPKSVRTRLQPMRDCEEESDRRLRHRKHGIKIASGDHLDKRDEEEKMMDRLLLHYTRRQAQIEVKTPKSVVKLAEVESSEVSRKRSIRVELKQASPPVILREGHTEANSFERHDMLSPNGHIHPKLPDYDDFVTRLAALKGK; this is encoded by the exons ATGATCAGAAAAAAGAGAGATGCTATGCTCAAATATTTGAAGAATGATATGGCTGACCTTCTTAAATCTGGAGTGGATGTCAACGCCTACGGCAGg GCTGATGGCCTTCTCATTGAGCTCAATATCTCAAGCTGCTACGATTTCTTGGAACAATACTGTCTGCATATCTTGAGTCACCTCGTCACCATGAGTAAACAGAG GGAGTGCCCAGAGGAATGCAGAGAAGCTGTGTCGACTTTGATGTTTTCAGCAGCAAGACTTTCCGATCTGCCAGAATTACGTGAACTGAGAGCTATATTTACTGAGAGATATGGAAATTCCCTTGAATGTTTTGTGAATCAAGAG TTTGTTAGAAAGCTAAAGTCTCAACCGCCTACAAAGGATATGAAGCTTCAGTTGATGCGAGATATAGCAGTAGAATCTGGTTCTAGATGGAATTCAAAGGCTTTGGAACATAAGCTATCTAAACCACTGATAGCTGTACGA GACTTGCCGAAGAGTCATAATGATGAAGAGCACAAATTGCACAAAAAAATGGATGAATCAGCTCGGAGAAAAGAACATCAAAAAGTAAAGCTTAATCATGAGAATGCAAGGACACATACGGCTTCTAAAGCGAAAAGGGATCATCATTCATCTCATGGGAGAAAAGAAGTCCCTGGTGATGTACATAGCTTGGCTAAGGGAAAGGAGAGTGACAAACAGAAAAGAGATGATATAAGTCGCGCATCCAACAGACGTTTAGATGACATACGTCCAGTAAAAGATATTAAAGTGGATATTACTGGAAACAATGGGCAACAAAATGAGCCTGATATCATTAAAAGTGTTTCTGAAGAAAAATCTGATGACAAGACGCCATTCTATTATAGGCCAATTCAGCCTCGTTACAACAAGTCAAGAGCATGCATTTCAAAAATAAGTTCAGATGCATCTCCTACCGGTTCCACAGGGGAGACACACGGACATACAGAAATGAATCAGAAGGGAGTAAAGATAGTCAAAGAAGAAGATAGTTGTGTCAATGATACAATCCAAAAGCCAAAACCGAAATCAGTTAGGACACGATTGCAACCAATGCGAGATTGTGAGGAGGAATCGGATAGAAGATTGAGACATCGAAAACATGGGATAAAAATTGCAAGTGGTGATCATCTTGATAAACGCGATGAAGAGGAAAAGATGATGGATAGGCTTTTACTGCACTATACTAGGAGACAGGCTCAAATTGAAGTTAAGACACCAAAATCAGTTGTTAAATTAGCTGAAGTTGAGAGCAGTGAAGTGTCAAGGAAGAGATCGATTCGTGTTGAACTGAAACAAGCAAGTCCTCCAGTGATACTTAGAGAAGGACACACTGAAGCAAATTCGTTTGAACGTCATGATATGTTGAGTCCAAATGGGCATATTCATCCCAAACTGCCAGATTACGATGACTTTGTCACTCGACTAGCAGCTCTCAAAGGGAAATAA